The window ACTCGACCGAGATGCTTTGCTTGAGGGGTTACTAGGCCCCGCCCCCGAGTATTGCGGAGGCGAGGTGTTTGTAGGCGGGCGGTGTGCCGGAAGGCAATGTCGTATCGCGCGGAATTGGTCGGATCCGCGCGCATGTTGTAAAGTGCTGGCATGAACATCTCCTGCTCAGCTGTTTTCGAGCCAGGGCCGGGGCGGCGTGTTGAGCTGGTAGCCACGGACACCTTGATCCCTTGGCCCCCAGACCTCGCGTCCCGAGGACAGGATGCGGTGGTCGCTGCCCTTCACGGCGTCGGGCTCGGGATCGATCAGGAAGCGGTCGCCCTTCGTTGCGCGGATCGTCCCGTGGCCCTGCGATCCGCGTCCGGTCCAGAAGAAGACCCGTTGCCCAATCACGAACCCGTTCACGGTTAGGACGTGGTGGGGTTGTCTGGCATCTCGACGATGATCCCACTCGCCCGGGCGGCGCTGGCGTAACGAGACAAGGGCGCGGTCCCGACGAACAGGGCGTCACGCTCAATGGGCAGATTGAGCATGCCACGAACGGTGGCGAGCTCGCTGAGGCTGACATAGCCCAGCTCGGGTTCGCTCAGGCCCAGATCGCATAGACCGAAGGCGCGATCAGGATCGCCTGGATCAATCTCGGTCAGCAACCAGGTGGCGGCCGCGTCGGGCGTGAAGAGCTTGACGACGGGCGCAGGATCGATCTGCTCCCCAGCTGCGGTGCGCCGCCCATTGGCCAGCAATTGCGCAAAGTCGGTGGGGGTGAGGAAGGGGACAATGATCATCGTACCGGTTCCTCCTGTGGGCTTAACGCGTGGCTGATGGTAGCTGGCACGGGGTCACCCTCGACGATGAGCTGGGGCACGGTGAAATTGGCCCGACGGAAATGGTCGAGGATGGCGGTGTAGGAACCCAGGCGCGTGACCGTCTGCAGATCGATGAGTACTCGGTTATCCTCATCGGCAGTGTAGGAACGGGGTTGGCCGACGGCAGGATCGAAGACCACCCGTCCCGCTTCCCAGCCGCCGGTGTAGCCACCGGACCAACGGGCAAAAGGAATGTTGTGCGTGATGCACCAGCGCTCGAGCTCTTCGAACTGCGCGCCGACGACCTCATGGTCACATAGGAAGAGGGGTTGGCCGACGGTGCGGTGGTGGGCATCGAAGAGCGGTCCGCACCACTCGGTGGAAAGGCCTTCGCCGACGATGAGGTCAACGAGGGTGCGATAATCAGCATCACTGAGCGTGCCGCCCAGGATGATCGTTGCCGATGCGCGATTGGCCATGTCGGGTCTCCTCAGGCTGCTTGCTGGTCGACGAGCTGGAGCGGTGCGGATTTGGGGACCGGGGTCCACTTCTCGACCCGCTTGTGGAGGGCTTGGGCGATGGCCCGGTCGATCCTCCCCCAATCGAGATAGCGGTTGAACAAGGCCTGGGCCACGGTGGTGGCGCCGGCGAAGTGCAGCGCGGTGATGAAGGCATCCAGCGTGACGTGATGATAGGGGACCTGACCCTCGGTCACGGGGTTGAGGAAGGCGGCGTAGAGATCGGCCTGACGCTGGGCGCGATCGTGGGCGGCGGGTGCCACACTGACGAAGATGGCTTCGGGCCAATCCCCGCGCATGACGGCGGCCTGCGCTAAGAGATGTTCACGGAACAGTTGCTGGAGGGGATTTACCCGCAGCGCGGCGTGGCGGGGGTCTTTGAACAGACCGGAGGCTTCGGCGAGATCATCATAGCGCCCGGGGGCACAGGCCGAGGAATCGTGGAGGCTCTCGGTATATTTGAACTCGAAGGCGATGATGGCGGGCCGGGTCTTGCTGCTGCGGCCTTTGCGCAGATTGACGAAGGCGCAGACATCGAAGGCAGACCGATCGCCGGTCAGACTGGGATCGAGACGGCCAGGCGAATGTTCGAACCGGATATGGTCGACGCTGGCGATGTTGAGCTCGGGGAAGAGTTGGCAGAGGACGCGCGCGGCCAAGCCCCGGTCGAGGGCGAGCGGCCCCATGAAGTTGATGCAGGCGGCAGTCGATCCCAGCGCATTGGCAAACACTCGGCTTGCATCGATGAACGCCCCACTCTCTTGATAGGCGATAACGTGCTGGGCGAGTTCGGCGATGTCAGGCGAGAGGAAGTTGCGACCGGCTTGGGCGGCCGGGATGCACAGACGTGACCCTAGACGTCGGGGGCCGTGGCGGCCGTGATGATATCCGGTCGGGATCTTGTGCTCGGCAAGCCACAAGGTCTGGAGCAAACGGGCACAGGCTTTGAGACGGGTGTCATGGCGCTCATGAACATGGAAGCGCTTGAGCAATTCGGTGGGGACGATGGGCAGAGGCGCACTAGCCGGCCGGTTGGACATGAGATCTCCTCGTCAGATGCCTTGTTTCAGGCGGACGAAGAGGTTTCATTGGGGCGGTGTTTTTGTGGACAGAACTGGCTGACCGTTGCGGCCGAACCCCGTCTGAAATGCTGGTCCCGCCTGGAGGTCGGCGGTGGGGCGGAACCCGCCATGTCGGTCATGAACGCCGTTTCGACGGGCCCATTTCCAAACATTTGCGAGGTGGGTCGAACCCCGCTTTTCGCCGATGCGGTCCCTAACGAACCCGGGGTGTGAGGGCGGGTCCGTAGATCTCAGGCCAATGGCGTCTGTGGGCAGCGCTCAGACGAACAACCTCGGCGTGGTCAGCGCGACCATGGGGCCCGACGAACCAGGGACTGGCAGGGTCATCGAAGCTTTCCCCGATCGGCAGCAGCTTGGTGGCCTCCACGCTGCGCACCCACCAACACCTGCCACTAGGATAAGCATCCAACTGACCCGCCTTGATGAATGCGGCGAGGGGGAAGTCGAAATCCTCGCTCCACGGTACGCGCAGGTCGTAGGGCCATGGCGGCAGATCTTTGCGCAACTGGGCCAAGGTTGCGGCGATGCGCTTGGCACCTGCAAGCGTTACCTTGTTGCGCTCCGATAGATCCGGGCCGGCTGCATCGATCTGATCTGAGGAATAGGAGATGCGACGCATGGCTTCGGGGGACACGAAGAAGGCGCTCGCGGGATCGCGGAGGCGCCGGCCCTGGCCCATGTTGATGAACAGATCAACATAGCTGACCCAGGTCTTCCCATCCGTGCTGACGAAGGTGGGAATGGCGCCTGAGCGGACCGCGCTCTCGGTCTCGCGCGTCACGATATCCGGCAGCCGGTCGACGCAGACATCATATTCGAAAGGGAGCGCAGGATGGCTCGTAGCGGACGGGTCGATCTGCATGCGCTGACGCTTTCTCAAACGGGGGCAAAAGGGCAGGGGCACATAGGAGCGCTATTCCCCCGTCAGCATTCGTGTGAAGAATCGCGGGACGCAGGCGCTTGCAGTGGGCAATCATGTGTTCAAAATGTTGTGACAGCGGCTATGTTGGTTTCGCTAAAGTCCACGTTTTGTTGTCAGGCTTAGTTCTGTATTTGTAAAAGGGTGTCCCTGGTCCTGGCCTGAAATCCTGAATGTGCGTTCAAAGAAACGGTTTGCAGGATCAACTTGACGTTTTAAGAGTCGGCGTGGATGAGTAGCTGATCATGCCCTGCGGCTTTGGAAGAAATATGTCGAGCGGACAGCACACTGCATTCACCGAAAAGTATCGCCCCCGTACGTTTGAGGAGGTGATCGGTCAGGAGGCAGCAGTATCGGATTTAAGGCGCCGCGTAGAGACCAGGAACTTCAATTCCATCATCGCATTTGGCCCCCCGGGCACGGGCAAAACCACGTTGATGCGCATTTTTGCAAATGCGATGCACTGCGAAAATCCGAACCCGTCGCCATGTGGGCGATGCGATATTTGTATCTATTTTAAAGAAGAGCGCCTTGGCGATCTTTCTTTCTATCATGTCGAGATGAACGGTGCTCGGCATCATGAGCGAGATTATGCTAAACAGATAGAAGCGTACAACTCTGCCCGACTTACGCGTCTTCTAGGTATATTTATCGATGAGGTTCATGGTCTAGATGACAATGCCGCTGACGTTCTTTTGAAAGCGGTCGAGAGACCGAGCCAGGGAACCTTCTTCATGTTCGCCTCGAGTGAGGCCCATGAGGTCCGTCCGGCTCTCAAGTCTCGATGCCTGCAGTTGAACCTGAAGTTGCTCAGCGGCGCGGAATCTTATCGTTTGCTAAGCCAAATTTGTGATCGAGAAGGCATCCAGGCGGAGCGTGCCGCCTTGGAAATGCTCGTCACCGCGGGGCAGGGTTCCGCCCGAGAGCTCGTCAAACTTCTCGATCAAGCAAACCAACAAGGTCCGCTCACGGTTAAGCTTCTAACCAATGTTTTGTCGTTAGGATGGATCCAGGAACTGCTTGGATATTTCGACGCGCTGTTAACCGGAACATTGCTGGAGCAGGATCAGATTATCGCGGACTGGCATGATCAGCCCTCGCGCAAAGGGCGAGCGATCCGAGATTTTCTCGTTTACCTGCACGACATGGAGATTATGCGCAGCGGAAAGGTGGTTGATCCCGCTTTTCATCAAGTGACTCACGCCCAGCGGCAACAAATTATCGCTGCTTTGGAAATACGAGCTTTGGATCGTCGTAAGCCGCTTGGCGAATATCTTTTGGATCTCGCCGACTTCTGGCGGGTCGATCTGCAAACATTGGCAGATGGTCCCAGCCTCTCCATTCATATTCGTAAGTTCAACAACTACCTTAATCCGCCAAGCTTATCTGATTTGATTGGTGGCGTGGTGCCCAGTCAGCAAGCTCAGCGGGTATTGCAGTCCAAACGGCCGGGACGAATGCGATCGGCGCGCACCTTTAACCCCATCCGGTCGGGCGGTGCGCCGGCAACCCGGGAGTATCTCTCGGTGGAACAAGCGCGCGGGATATATGCTGCAGCGAGCTTTCTGCCCCAACATTATGGTTCGCTGTTCAACGCTCATCTGAAGCTTGACCATAGTTTGTTGGGCGCCACCGATCGGAATGAGGTGACAAATCTCGTTTCAAAACTCACGCATCAAATTGGAATCCGTGTTCCCGGGTGGTCAGGAAAGGACGCGCACTGGATCTATCTGCACACCGCCTCATCGATCGGACCAACGACGGATATCGTTCTCCACCTGCCGGTGGATGTTGAAGGGCAGGCTCGAGCGTGGTTCGAGAAGGTCATGCGTAAATGGCGAGGTCCTGCAGCTGATAATGAGGGTGCATGGTCATTCGAGCATATGCCGTTATCTGCCACCCGAGCGCGGGTTAAGCTTCATTGGCGCCTCGTTCGGTACCTCTGGCGCGGCATTGATCCAGACGTAGATCATTGGCAATCAGTCGATCAGGAAAGTCGGCGGGCGTTGATCGATCTGCTGCGTGTCCCCCGAAATCAGCAGGGATCGATAGGAGCAGCTATCGGACGTCGGTTCAATACATCAGCGAGTATTGGTCCGGATGAACGAGCCAGCGCTGAAAAGGATAAAATGTTGCTCCTTTCCGCCTTCGACGATTGTGCGTGGGGTTACATCGATACTGGCTGGGAGCTGAAAGAGGCTATTGAACGGCGCATCGAACGCGGCCGGCGTGCGGAGGATATCGCTTATGTAAACGCGATGTTTGAGAGCGAGGGCCCAGATAACGAGATGAAGCGCGCGCGGTTAGTAGACCTTATGAATGAGTGGCCTGACGATCCGCACTCACGTATTCGCGTAGATAATTCATGGAAGTGGGGCGGCGGTCATCAAGATCGACCATGACCTCAATAAATATTCCTTCCCTAGCCGCAGAGAGTTAACTTAAGCGGATTGGGATGCATTTTGGATAGGATGAAGAGCGGGGTTTATTAAGGATAGGTTCGTAGCGGCTTTCGTGGAAATACACCAATGGCAAGGCAATTTCTATCGAATTTCGCGGCAAGTCTCGGAGCGATTTGAGACGGTAGGCTCGTAAAAATGGCGGCTGCTGGGCCTACCTCGCCCAATTCGAGCAAGAACCTCTCTGGGAATTTTGTAATCTTTAACAATTGTCTGGTGAGTGCATAGTCCGCATAGCTCACGTTGTATGAAGTAACCGTGAGCTGCGTCAGCAGCATCCTGCAACAACGATTTCCGATCTTCGCCGGGAGCTGCCTTAGCAAGAAGTGCCAACTTACTCGCAAGTAACTTACCCGCTCGCCCAAGCGAGGCCGCCTTCTCGGCTAGAACTTCGCCGTGAAAAGCATTCAGCGCGCGATCAGATGGGAAGGCTGTCTCAAGGTTTTGTGGAAGTCTAAGCGACACAGCCCCTCGTTTTCCGATCAGGTCAGTCAAGGGCTCAGTCTACAGGTTGCAATGCTGTCGGACAATCTGCTCGGATCGGCAATGAACGGCTCAGCGTCATTCCCGCTTCCCGCGTTTTGGGACGGCAGCTATCGCCATCTGCCTCCCGCAACCTACCAGGCTGTTGGCCACCTCGTTTCAGCCGTAGGGCAACCAGCCTGCTAGCGGCCATTTATGGGTTGGCGACCTAGATTGCTTCAGACCACCACTTCAAAACTGCCTTACGAAATGCAGCTTCGCCGCCAGTCTTTTTTTGAGGGCTGTGGTCAAGATTCCAGCTTGCCTTGCTTGGCCAGAAATTAAACGCACCTACCTTGATCTGGTGATCCGACACTCGGCGGATGGGCAGCGAGTGACTTGAGCACCAAGCGATCACGCGGCGCATCTCGGGGCTGTCGTTCTCGTTAGTCAGCGGGCGACGTTGTTTCTTTGTCATGATTCAACGCACTCCGTACCGGTCGAGCTTCTCAACCCAGGTCCGGGCGGATGAGGTGAGAATGAGAGTGCGGCGGCCAACTTTGACGGCCTCCAGCGTGCCCTTTGCCAATTCCTTATAGACCAGCGTTCGGCCAACTTTGGCATATGCGCGAAAGTCGTTGATCGACATCAATACGCTTTGAGTGTCTTCTGACATTTTTGGCTCCGTGTCGTTGCACGGTCATATAGAGGGTGAGCGTAGAGACCCTCATTCGCGTTGAGAATTCAGGAAAAATTTCTCAACTCGTTCATCATCCAGAGATTTTAAGATGACCCCGAGCCAATTTCATATGAGCTATACGCCAGCTTTATGCGATCGATATAGCTAGATAGGCATGCAGGTTATTAAGTTAGGTAGAGTGCAGATCGAGCCTAACGGAGTCTGTTCTCGAAGGTGGCTCCTGCTCAGAGAGACAGCGCTGAACAACGGCCTCAAAAGGTGCGAATTCGACAATGGCTACGTGCGGACCATTTCAGTCCTGGCGAGCTGCTTTCGGTAGCATTTGACGAAATTTGCGCGCCATTCCCATTGCCCGTAGTCCTGCCCGACCTTTAGAAATTCAGGTCGGTTCAGCAGGCCTTATGGCCGAGCGTCGATCATTCTGGTTTGGACGTGCGAGGGCGATATAGCTGTGCCGGCTTATCCGAAATGCTGCCGGCTGCAAAACGGCCCCAGCGGTCTAGCAAGTCTCGCCTCATTTCTAGAAAGTTAGAACGCTTATAAGCTCGCTCGACCTTGTCTGGAACGAGGTGGGCAAGGGCTGCCTCCGCTACTGCGTCTGGCATTTCGGGCACTTTTTCAGCGGCCCAATCTCGAAATGACGATCTGAAACCATGAACGGTAAATGGCAGTTTTTCATCTCGCATGACTTTGGAGAGTGTCATGTCAGACAGCGCAGAATGGCTCGCGCCCGGGAAGATCAGGACGTCTTCGCCATCTCGGATTTTCTGTGCGCGGGCACGCTTCAGCACGGTTGCTGCAGCTACGCACAGCGTCACTGAATGCGCCACTCGCCCTTTCATCAAATGGGCCGGCCGGTGCCAGAGCAATTTCTCCAGGTCGATATGAGACCATAATGCTTGACGGACCTCACCTGATCGCGCCGCGGTCAAGATTGTGAAAAGCAGGGCCAGGCGCCCCATCGTGTCCGCTTTCGCCGCAAGCGAACTCACAAACGCCGGAACGTCGTCATAGGGCATGGCTGCATAGTTTCCGCCCGCTTTGCGCTTTGGGAGTCCCGCCGAAACAGATCGGCCAGGAGCTTCGGTTGGGCGCCAGCCCTTCGAATGCGAAAAATTGAGTACGGTGCTTATCCGTCCCCGGACTTTGCGGGGCATATCCCCAAGCGTCGTCCAAATGGGAGCGAGCGCCGAGATAATATCTGCGGCGTCGATTTGATCGACGCGCTTTCGTCCCATGTGAGGATAGGCATGTTGTTTCAGCGAAGCGAGAAACGACGCTCCTTGCCGCGCTGACCAGGAGGGGCTTAGCGCCTTATGGCATTCCTCAACGGCCTCTCGAAATGTCGGGATTTTCACGCGCTCTTTGTCGCGTTCAAGAACGGGATCCAGCCCCGCGACGGCCGCATTCCGCAGCAAGTAGCACTTCTCCCGCGCTTCCTGAAGGGATAACCTTCTGCGCAGCAATAGCGGAATTTCGATTTCGTTCGGTGTGGAGGATCTTCTTAGGTCGACAGCACCCAGTCCGATGTCGCGGCGCTTACCATCGACCTGGACACGCAGCATCCAGCTTCTTGCTCCTGAGGGTTTGACCAGGAGGTACAGGCCATCCCCGTCCGCATGGCGCCCTGGGCCTGCGCTGCGAACAAAGGCAACCGAAAGACGACCCATTTATTCCCTCATGCGTTACCACACTACATCACGATTATCGGGGATTGTCAACGAACACGTGCGGACGGAAAATCAATTAAGAGATTGAAAAATATATATAAAAAAACAAGTGCGAATTCGTGCGGTCATTAGTTATATGCCTGTAAGCGGCACCACCGACGCGTCCGGCGACGTCCGGAAATCCATCGAAAACCCTTGGAAAATATGGTAAAAATGACGCTGAGGCATCCAGCGTCGTCCACCCTTGTTCGTCCCCGTCCGGGCGTTTTGGTGGCCACTTTGGGGGCCACGAGCGCAACCCGAACTTTTGGTGGCCCCAAATGGCACTGACACCTCTCGACGTCCGAAACGCCAAGCCGCGGGCGATTCCCTACAAGCTCGCCGACGAGAAAGGCCTGTTCCTGCTCGTCCAGCCATCGGGAGCCCGCCTCTGGCGGCTCAAATATCGGTTTCACAAGGTCGAACGGAAACTGTCGCTGGGCCACTATCCCGAGGTCTCGCTCAAGGAAGCGCGCGACCGGCGCGACGATGCCCGGCGCATGGTTGAAGGCGGGGCGGATCCGATCGCGGTCAGGCGCCGCGAGAAGCTCGAGGGCGAATTGCGCGCCGCGACCACGTTCAGGCTGGTCGCCGACGAATATCTCGAGAAGATGGAGGCTGAGGGCAAGTCCGATGCGACGATGAAGAAGGCGCGCTGGTTTCGCGATCTTCTCGACCGGGACATCGGTCCGCTGCCGGTCGCCGATATCATGCCGCAGGAACTGCTCGCGGCGCTGCGAAAGCTGGAGCGGCGCGGTCATCGCGAAACGGCGAACCGCACGCGCGCCTTTGCATCTCGCGTCTGCCGCTATGCCATTGTCACGGCCCGGGCGACGACCAACCCGGCCGATGTGCTGCGGGGCGCTCTGATCGCGCCGCGCACCAAACATCATGCCGCGCTGACCGACCCGAAGGACGTCGGTGAAATGCTGCGCGCGATCGACGGCTACACCGGGCAGGCCGAAACGCTGCTTGCACTGCAGCTGGCGCCGCATCTTTACGTTCGTCCGGGTGAGCTGCGGAAAGCCGAATGGAGCGAGATCGATACCAAGGCGGCGGTCTGGCGCATCCCGGCGCACAAGATGAAGATGAAGCAGGAGCATGCCGTGCCTCTGTCCAGGCAGGTGCTCGGCTATCTCAAGCAGCTGAAAGCGATCGGGCGAAACAGCGTCTATCTGTTTCCGTCACTGAGTTCGCCGTTGCGGCCGATGTGCGAGAACACGCTCAATTCGGCCTTGCGGCGGATGGGCTATGGTAAGGACGACATGACGTCGCATGGCTTCCGGGCGACCGCCGCGACGCTCTTGAACGAGAGCGGGCTTTGGCATCCAGACGCGATCGAGCGTTCGCTTGCGCATGGGGAGCGTAACGGCGTCCGGGCGGCCTATCACCGGGGTGCGCATTGGGACGAGCGCGTTCGGATGGCGCAGTGGTGGTCCGACCATCTCGATAAGCTGCGCAGCGGCGTTAAGGTGCTGCGGCCAAAGTTACGTCGAACATCTCTTCCGCAGAAGGGGGCTGCGAAAGTTGGAAATTTTGAGGAGACAGTTGCGGCACGCGCCTAGCCGGTGGACAGAACGGCCCAGTCCGATTGCTGAAATGCACCGGCGAATGAGCTGACGGGGCCGTGAGGGGACGGTCTACTTGTTACAAGGGACTTCGCCATAGTGGACTTCCAAACACGTTACAGCACTGGATCTCCAAATGCTTCCGGGTGCTTGATTGGCTCGGGAACTCCTGGAAGCCATATACGCAGGCGTCGCGAAATATCTCTGAATGTGTGCAACTGCTCCAGGCTGGCTGTTGCGCACACTGTATCAAACCCGACATCGGTAAGAGCTGAAAGATCGTCCATGAAAGCTTGTGCAAGAGCAGGCGAATCACATTCAGGAAAATGCTGAGCAATGAAATCAACGATCTCCCGAAACAAATTTATCGTGTCAGGATCGGAGGGAAGAGCATTGACCGGCCCGGCGTACCCAAACCAAATTCCACCTGCGCCAGCAACCAATGGACCGAGGCTTTCGCCGGTGTGACACGCATGCGCGTAGGTGCGTCGGTTAATGAGAAGAGCAATGTCGCCTTCGCCGATTCCGAGATTGTCATCGTGACCACGTATCTCTCGCGGCTCGCCATGAGAAAAGGCGAGAAACGGCTGATCTCCATTAGCCTCAAGCGCGGCGAGAAGAGGTGCGCGCGTGGCTGTGGGGCCGCACAGGGCGGTGGCTGCAGTGGCCATCAGGTGACCAGCTACAATGAAATTGTCACTCGTCGCGGCATCCTGTGCCGTAATGAATAGGATCATTATTCGCTCGGCGGACCACTATGATGTTTTTGCGCCTGTCGAGACAGTAGGTCGCGTGCCACTCGTAGGATATCACTGGCGTACTCACGTCCTAAATCTGTCCCATCTGTGATCTCTTGCATCATTTGCTCAGCAGTGACGATTGCTCCAGAAGCTGACCGGAACAGTGGTTTCGAACTCGGATACACTTCGCTGATGAGGTTTCGGAGCACCTCGCGGGTCATTTGACCGGTCTTGAAATCGGGTGTGTCAACATCCATTGGAGCTAGTCCGGAAAGTCTGCGCGCGGACTGAAGGAAGAATTTTAGCGACGGACTACGAGCACTCGCCTTCCGCACATCAATTGTCTGAAGAAGGCGATGATAATCACGCGCATCGCGCAGCATCGTACTTTTCAAAAACTTGGGATAGGGTAATTGTTCCGGCAACGGTAAGCGTCCTTGGAACGCCTCTGCCTTCTCGCCGAGAACCTCGAAAAATGCTGCGGAATCAGCAAAAAGCCAAGCTTCGATACTCGGAATTGCAGGGCAAAAAATGGCGTCAAGCGACACCTTGTTCGGTTCAACGGCGTCGCCAACGGACCCGGAATCCTGATCGTAAACCACAATCGACGGTGGTGTGATGTTCAGATTGGCTAGTCTGCGTAAAGACACTTTTGGGTGCAGGTGGCCGTCGGCCACGATCACATTAAAATCTTCAACGCCAGCTGAGCGCAACAGATTTTCTACGACCGATCTGTCGGTTTTACCCTCTACCGCGATAGTCAGCATTCTAACCCTCTGATGCGCTGCCACGCTACAATATAGCGTCGTTTATGATTTCGGTCATGATGCGACTTCCAAGGCCGCTGTCGAATTAATAACTCTCCTGAAGCTATCGCCCTTAGTGACTGGTTTTGGGCGAACCGACCTGAGCCGAATGACTTACTTTGAAGGCGAGCAGCAGAAGAACTCGCGGCGTCTCATCCTTCGGTTGAC is drawn from Sphingomonas crocodyli and contains these coding sequences:
- a CDS encoding DUF2958 domain-containing protein, which codes for MIIVPFLTPTDFAQLLANGRRTAAGEQIDPAPVVKLFTPDAAATWLLTEIDPGDPDRAFGLCDLGLSEPELGYVSLSELATVRGMLNLPIERDALFVGTAPLSRYASAARASGIIVEMPDNPTTS
- a CDS encoding PGN_0703 family putative restriction endonuclease; the protein is MSNRPASAPLPIVPTELLKRFHVHERHDTRLKACARLLQTLWLAEHKIPTGYHHGRHGPRRLGSRLCIPAAQAGRNFLSPDIAELAQHVIAYQESGAFIDASRVFANALGSTAACINFMGPLALDRGLAARVLCQLFPELNIASVDHIRFEHSPGRLDPSLTGDRSAFDVCAFVNLRKGRSSKTRPAIIAFEFKYTESLHDSSACAPGRYDDLAEASGLFKDPRHAALRVNPLQQLFREHLLAQAAVMRGDWPEAIFVSVAPAAHDRAQRQADLYAAFLNPVTEGQVPYHHVTLDAFITALHFAGATTVAQALFNRYLDWGRIDRAIAQALHKRVEKWTPVPKSAPLQLVDQQAA
- a CDS encoding AAA family ATPase, which codes for MSSGQHTAFTEKYRPRTFEEVIGQEAAVSDLRRRVETRNFNSIIAFGPPGTGKTTLMRIFANAMHCENPNPSPCGRCDICIYFKEERLGDLSFYHVEMNGARHHERDYAKQIEAYNSARLTRLLGIFIDEVHGLDDNAADVLLKAVERPSQGTFFMFASSEAHEVRPALKSRCLQLNLKLLSGAESYRLLSQICDREGIQAERAALEMLVTAGQGSARELVKLLDQANQQGPLTVKLLTNVLSLGWIQELLGYFDALLTGTLLEQDQIIADWHDQPSRKGRAIRDFLVYLHDMEIMRSGKVVDPAFHQVTHAQRQQIIAALEIRALDRRKPLGEYLLDLADFWRVDLQTLADGPSLSIHIRKFNNYLNPPSLSDLIGGVVPSQQAQRVLQSKRPGRMRSARTFNPIRSGGAPATREYLSVEQARGIYAAASFLPQHYGSLFNAHLKLDHSLLGATDRNEVTNLVSKLTHQIGIRVPGWSGKDAHWIYLHTASSIGPTTDIVLHLPVDVEGQARAWFEKVMRKWRGPAADNEGAWSFEHMPLSATRARVKLHWRLVRYLWRGIDPDVDHWQSVDQESRRALIDLLRVPRNQQGSIGAAIGRRFNTSASIGPDERASAEKDKMLLLSAFDDCAWGYIDTGWELKEAIERRIERGRRAEDIAYVNAMFESEGPDNEMKRARLVDLMNEWPDDPHSRIRVDNSWKWGGGHQDRP
- a CDS encoding DUF6665 family protein; protein product: MSLRLPQNLETAFPSDRALNAFHGEVLAEKAASLGRAGKLLASKLALLAKAAPGEDRKSLLQDAADAAHGYFIQRELCGLCTHQTIVKDYKIPREVLARIGRGRPSSRHFYEPTVSNRSETCREIR
- a CDS encoding helix-turn-helix domain-containing protein, translating into MSEDTQSVLMSINDFRAYAKVGRTLVYKELAKGTLEAVKVGRRTLILTSSARTWVEKLDRYGVR
- a CDS encoding tyrosine-type recombinase/integrase; the encoded protein is MGRLSVAFVRSAGPGRHADGDGLYLLVKPSGARSWMLRVQVDGKRRDIGLGAVDLRRSSTPNEIEIPLLLRRRLSLQEAREKCYLLRNAAVAGLDPVLERDKERVKIPTFREAVEECHKALSPSWSARQGASFLASLKQHAYPHMGRKRVDQIDAADIISALAPIWTTLGDMPRKVRGRISTVLNFSHSKGWRPTEAPGRSVSAGLPKRKAGGNYAAMPYDDVPAFVSSLAAKADTMGRLALLFTILTAARSGEVRQALWSHIDLEKLLWHRPAHLMKGRVAHSVTLCVAAATVLKRARAQKIRDGEDVLIFPGASHSALSDMTLSKVMRDEKLPFTVHGFRSSFRDWAAEKVPEMPDAVAEAALAHLVPDKVERAYKRSNFLEMRRDLLDRWGRFAAGSISDKPAQLYRPRTSKPE
- a CDS encoding tyrosine-type recombinase/integrase, which encodes MALTPLDVRNAKPRAIPYKLADEKGLFLLVQPSGARLWRLKYRFHKVERKLSLGHYPEVSLKEARDRRDDARRMVEGGADPIAVRRREKLEGELRAATTFRLVADEYLEKMEAEGKSDATMKKARWFRDLLDRDIGPLPVADIMPQELLAALRKLERRGHRETANRTRAFASRVCRYAIVTARATTNPADVLRGALIAPRTKHHAALTDPKDVGEMLRAIDGYTGQAETLLALQLAPHLYVRPGELRKAEWSEIDTKAAVWRIPAHKMKMKQEHAVPLSRQVLGYLKQLKAIGRNSVYLFPSLSSPLRPMCENTLNSALRRMGYGKDDMTSHGFRATAATLLNESGLWHPDAIERSLAHGERNGVRAAYHRGAHWDERVRMAQWWSDHLDKLRSGVKVLRPKLRRTSLPQKGAAKVGNFEETVAARA